Proteins from one Ornithobacterium rhinotracheale genomic window:
- a CDS encoding aminoglycoside phosphotransferase family protein: MTENLPLSAEIIAKIKAFGQVRDIVPMNAGGSGRAYFRVFFDQGKFETLILVKNKDAHENQCFVNLAQKLAQIPINVPKIHFFDQGFYYLQEDLGDKTLLNNVLENSPETENYYKKTLKDLVKFQIQGNELINDEDFFTHKKFNKTLVYRDLFGFKNYFLDLSQQVYAEDKLLSDFDTLADSIENAKYQFLMYRDLQGRNVMLHNENIYFIDFQGAMRGPCAYDVVSLLWQAKANLSPALRQKLLNFYISELKKVIPNFDENAFLNEFNTCLILRLLQVLGVYGRLGWIYKKEHFLSSISLGIKNLEELQNLDLIKNSLALKDIFKKLNETEITNHL, encoded by the coding sequence ATGACAGAAAATTTGCCACTTTCGGCAGAAATTATAGCAAAAATCAAAGCCTTTGGGCAGGTTCGTGACATTGTTCCCATGAATGCGGGTGGCTCGGGCAGAGCTTATTTTCGTGTGTTTTTTGACCAAGGAAAATTTGAAACTTTAATCTTAGTTAAAAACAAAGACGCACATGAAAATCAGTGCTTTGTGAATTTAGCCCAAAAACTTGCACAAATTCCTATAAATGTGCCAAAAATTCATTTTTTTGACCAAGGATTTTACTATCTTCAAGAAGATTTAGGCGACAAAACATTACTTAATAATGTATTGGAAAATTCACCTGAAACAGAAAATTATTACAAAAAAACGCTCAAAGATTTAGTAAAATTTCAAATTCAGGGTAATGAATTAATCAATGATGAAGATTTTTTTACGCACAAAAAATTCAATAAAACATTAGTTTACAGAGATTTATTTGGATTTAAAAATTATTTCCTTGATTTATCTCAGCAAGTTTATGCCGAAGATAAATTGCTCTCAGATTTTGACACGCTTGCCGATTCAATAGAAAATGCCAAATATCAATTTTTGATGTATCGTGATTTGCAAGGCAGAAATGTAATGCTACATAATGAAAATATATATTTCATTGATTTTCAGGGTGCCATGCGTGGACCTTGCGCCTATGATGTGGTATCGCTTTTGTGGCAGGCTAAAGCTAATTTAAGTCCTGCACTTAGACAAAAATTATTGAATTTTTATATTTCTGAGCTTAAAAAAGTAATCCCTAATTTTGATGAAAATGCATTTTTAAACGAATTCAACACCTGCCTAATTCTCAGACTTTTGCAAGTATTGGGCGTGTATGGTCGTTTGGGCTGGATTTACAAAAAAGAGCATTTCTTATCGAGCATTTCACTAGGAATCAAAAATTTAGAAGAATTACAAAATTTAGATTTAATCAAAAATTCTCTAGCCTTAAAAGATATTTTTAAAAAATTAAACGAAACTGAAATCACAAATCACTTATAA
- a CDS encoding RNase adapter RapZ — protein MSKLNINVRSFSYREAIPQDPSGNGGGFVFDCRGILNPGRIDEYKKQTGRDQGVKDFLLTKTEMPKFIELIQNLIDITVKDYIARGFTNLEINFGCTGGQHRSVFAADRLSDYLRENYPNDVDVRTAHTVQDAKNWQNG, from the coding sequence ATGAGTAAATTAAACATAAATGTAAGAAGTTTTTCGTACCGTGAAGCAATTCCACAAGATCCGTCAGGCAATGGTGGCGGCTTCGTTTTCGACTGTCGTGGGATTCTAAATCCTGGGCGCATCGACGAATACAAAAAACAAACGGGGCGCGACCAAGGCGTAAAAGACTTTTTACTAACCAAAACCGAAATGCCTAAATTTATTGAACTGATTCAGAACTTGATAGATATCACAGTAAAAGATTATATCGCTCGTGGCTTTACCAATTTGGAAATCAATTTTGGGTGCACAGGAGGACAACATCGTTCGGTTTTTGCAGCAGACCGCCTCAGCGATTATCTGCGTGAAAACTACCCAAACGATGTGGATGTGAGAACCGCACACACCGTGCAAGATGCAAAAAACTGGCAAAATGGATAA
- a CDS encoding nucleotidyltransferase family protein produces MDNITAMIFAAGLGTRLRPFTLTAPKALFPINGKPLLQRNIEYAQSFGIQRFVINVHHFSDQILNFLKQHNNFGAEILISDETDELLETGGGLLKAQNLLGNQDFLILNSDILTDINLTKLIDFHKKNKAFASLAVSERTSTRKLLFDAQDRLCGWQDLRNGEAIIANENYSKSLAFSGVHMLSLSFFEKNTFSGKFSIMKSYLDLMAREKILGFSHNSNVLDVGKPEAVELAEKYFK; encoded by the coding sequence ATGGATAATATCACGGCAATGATTTTTGCAGCAGGATTAGGTACACGCCTGCGTCCATTTACACTCACAGCACCTAAAGCTCTTTTTCCCATCAATGGCAAACCACTTTTGCAACGAAACATTGAGTATGCTCAGTCTTTTGGAATTCAGCGATTTGTCATTAATGTCCACCATTTTTCCGACCAAATTCTTAATTTCCTAAAACAGCACAACAATTTTGGTGCGGAAATTCTGATTTCTGACGAAACCGACGAATTGCTTGAAACAGGAGGTGGCTTGCTCAAAGCACAAAATTTACTTGGAAATCAAGATTTTTTAATTTTAAACAGCGATATTCTCACCGACATCAACCTTACCAAACTCATTGATTTTCATAAAAAAAACAAGGCATTTGCTAGCTTAGCTGTGAGCGAACGCACAAGTACACGCAAATTGCTCTTTGATGCGCAAGACCGGCTATGTGGTTGGCAGGATTTGAGAAATGGAGAGGCCATCATCGCCAATGAGAATTATAGCAAATCACTCGCATTCAGTGGGGTGCATATGCTTTCGCTCTCGTTCTTTGAGAAAAACACTTTTTCTGGAAAATTCTCAATTATGAAATCTTATTTAGACCTAATGGCGAGGGAAAAAATATTAGGTTTTTCGCACAATTCCAATGTTTTAGATGTGGGCAAACCAGAGGCTGTGGAGCTTGCCGAAAAATATTTTAAATAA
- the tpiA gene encoding triose-phosphate isomerase has translation MRKKIVAGNWKMNKNWAEAKELLLGVNNFVSSRNPKCEVIVAPPATYLHQAAEIFQSHAEVSAQNVSEFEPGAYTGEISTEILNSIGVKYSIVGHSERRSIFGETNEQVGKKVDKALSANISPILCCGEVLEERKANKHVEVVSEQLKAALKNVKKEQMKAVIIAYEPVWAIGTGETATPEQAQEMHAEIRALLRSLFDQETSEAVRILYGGSVKPSNADELFSQPDIDGGLVGGASLNLEDFSALITSGSNATK, from the coding sequence ATGAGAAAGAAAATCGTTGCAGGAAACTGGAAAATGAATAAAAACTGGGCAGAGGCCAAGGAGCTTTTGCTTGGAGTGAATAATTTCGTTTCCTCTAGAAACCCAAAATGCGAAGTAATCGTAGCGCCACCAGCTACCTACTTGCACCAAGCCGCTGAAATATTCCAAAGCCACGCCGAGGTATCAGCGCAGAATGTCTCTGAATTTGAGCCCGGGGCTTACACAGGCGAGATTTCAACAGAGATATTGAACTCAATCGGGGTGAAGTACTCAATCGTGGGGCACTCTGAGCGCCGCTCTATCTTTGGCGAGACTAATGAGCAAGTGGGCAAGAAAGTAGATAAAGCCCTATCTGCCAATATATCGCCCATTCTTTGCTGTGGCGAGGTGCTAGAAGAGAGAAAGGCTAATAAGCATGTGGAAGTGGTATCCGAGCAATTAAAGGCCGCGCTCAAAAATGTGAAGAAAGAGCAAATGAAGGCGGTGATTATAGCCTATGAGCCAGTTTGGGCAATAGGAACAGGAGAGACTGCCACACCAGAGCAAGCACAGGAGATGCACGCAGAAATCCGCGCCTTGTTGAGAAGCTTATTTGACCAAGAAACCTCCGAGGCCGTAAGAATTCTTTACGGAGGAAGCGTGAAGCCGAGCAATGCCGATGAGCTATTCTCTCAGCCAGATATAGATGGCGGCTTAGTAGGCGGCGCTTCATTAAATTTAGAAGACTTCTCAGCGCTTATCACCTCAGGGAGTAATGCCACAAAATAG
- the rlmB gene encoding 23S rRNA (guanosine(2251)-2'-O)-methyltransferase RlmB, producing MKNDNKIFGLHPVLEAIDSGKTIDKLFVQKGLQGELASEVLRKARALGIPMQYVPVQKLNKLTRKNHQGIFGYLSPIEFYKIDQILPLVYEKGENPFFLILDRLSDVRNFGAIARTAECCGVHAIVVPERGAAAINEDALKTSAGALFKIPVCREKSLKEVVSFLQLSGVSVVCATEKTEDTIYNTDLTKPLAIVMGNEGDGVAEELLNRADYLAKLPMRGEIGSLNVSVACGAFLYEAIRQREFA from the coding sequence ATGAAAAATGATAATAAAATTTTTGGGCTTCATCCTGTGTTAGAAGCCATAGATTCTGGCAAAACCATAGATAAACTATTTGTGCAAAAAGGCTTGCAAGGCGAATTGGCAAGCGAGGTTTTGCGCAAAGCCAGAGCGTTGGGGATTCCGATGCAGTATGTTCCCGTGCAAAAACTCAATAAACTTACCCGCAAGAATCACCAAGGGATTTTTGGGTATTTGTCGCCCATTGAATTTTATAAAATAGACCAAATCCTGCCACTCGTTTATGAAAAAGGCGAAAATCCGTTTTTCTTGATTTTGGATAGATTGAGCGATGTGCGAAACTTTGGAGCCATTGCCCGCACCGCTGAATGCTGTGGTGTGCATGCCATTGTGGTGCCAGAGCGTGGAGCAGCAGCCATCAACGAAGATGCCTTGAAAACATCTGCTGGGGCGTTATTTAAAATCCCTGTGTGCCGAGAGAAATCCCTAAAAGAGGTAGTGAGTTTCTTGCAGCTAAGCGGAGTCTCTGTGGTGTGCGCCACAGAAAAAACGGAAGACACTATTTATAACACAGATTTAACCAAGCCGCTTGCTATTGTAATGGGGAACGAGGGCGATGGTGTGGCAGAGGAGTTGCTCAATCGTGCAGATTATTTAGCCAAATTGCCGATGCGCGGAGAGATTGGCTCGCTCAATGTTTCGGTGGCGTGTGGTGCGTTTCTGTACGAGGCGATACGCCAGCGGGAATTCGCCTAA
- the prmA gene encoding 50S ribosomal protein L11 methyltransferase: MNYIEYNFNIVPPQPFSEILIALLSQAEFESFEETATGLKAYILKDYDDEEFVKDQVAELDTAETVYERTEIEPVNWNKEWESNFSPININDACYIRAEFHEPHPDAPYEIVIQPKMSFGTGHHETTHLMVEYLLNLDLDQKSVLDMGTGTGILAILSKMRGAKSCLGIDIDEWSYENAVENAERNNVEVSFIKGGAESIPDEKFDLVLANINKNILKADMPFYINALKPNAQLILSGLLDIDEQEMIQFVEGFGLNFVDKKERNEWIALRFEKA; the protein is encoded by the coding sequence ATGAATTATATTGAATACAACTTTAATATTGTACCTCCTCAGCCATTTAGCGAGATTTTAATCGCACTACTTTCTCAAGCTGAATTTGAATCTTTTGAAGAAACAGCGACTGGGTTAAAGGCTTATATCTTAAAAGATTATGACGACGAGGAATTTGTAAAAGACCAAGTTGCAGAACTCGACACCGCCGAAACCGTGTACGAAAGAACAGAAATAGAACCCGTAAACTGGAACAAAGAGTGGGAAAGTAATTTCTCGCCTATCAACATCAACGATGCGTGCTACATTCGTGCTGAATTCCACGAGCCACATCCCGATGCTCCGTATGAAATCGTGATTCAGCCCAAAATGTCTTTTGGCACAGGGCACCACGAGACCACGCATTTAATGGTGGAATATCTTTTAAACCTAGATTTAGACCAAAAATCTGTACTTGATATGGGAACGGGAACGGGCATTTTGGCGATTTTGAGCAAAATGCGTGGGGCTAAATCTTGTTTGGGTATCGATATTGATGAATGGTCGTACGAAAATGCGGTAGAAAATGCCGAACGAAACAATGTAGAAGTTAGTTTTATAAAAGGTGGTGCTGAATCCATTCCAGACGAAAAATTTGATTTGGTTTTGGCAAACATCAACAAAAATATTTTAAAGGCAGATATGCCTTTTTACATCAATGCACTAAAACCTAATGCACAATTGATTTTGAGTGGATTGCTTGATATCGATGAGCAAGAAATGATTCAATTTGTAGAAGGTTTTGGATTAAATTTTGTAGATAAGAAAGAACGAAACGAGTGGATTGCTCTCCGTTTTGAAAAAGCTTAA
- a CDS encoding ATP-dependent Clp protease adaptor ClpS, with the protein MTQNPYFNTQTETLEDIAVLTETENAYRIILHNDDVNTFDWVIECLVKICQHTPIQAEQCAMIVHYSGKCDVKSGDKDTLIPMCSALLDSGLSAEIV; encoded by the coding sequence ATGACACAGAATCCATATTTTAACACACAAACCGAAACATTAGAAGACATCGCGGTGCTTACCGAAACCGAGAATGCTTACCGTATCATTCTGCACAATGATGATGTAAACACCTTTGATTGGGTGATTGAATGCTTGGTCAAAATCTGCCAGCACACGCCTATTCAAGCGGAACAGTGTGCTATGATTGTGCACTACTCTGGCAAGTGCGATGTGAAATCTGGTGACAAAGATACACTTATCCCGATGTGTTCTGCCTTGCTAGATAGCGGACTTTCGGCGGAGATTGTTTAG
- the ruvX gene encoding Holliday junction resolvase RuvX gives MRILAIDYGKVKTGLAVTDPLRIIASALDTVPTKDLMPYLEKYFATEPVSDVVIGLPMRAHGVPGEIEEDIQIFIQDFQKKYPKINIHREDESYTSIRAAEAIFMSGAKKKKRRDKTIIDRVSATLILQSFMERNG, from the coding sequence TTGCGAATTTTAGCCATAGATTACGGAAAAGTAAAAACGGGACTCGCCGTAACAGATCCCCTGCGCATCATTGCCTCGGCATTGGACACAGTGCCTACCAAGGATTTGATGCCGTATCTTGAAAAATATTTTGCGACCGAGCCCGTGAGCGATGTGGTGATAGGTTTGCCAATGCGTGCACACGGCGTGCCTGGAGAAATTGAAGAAGACATTCAGATTTTCATTCAAGATTTTCAGAAAAAATACCCGAAAATCAATATTCACAGAGAAGATGAATCCTATACTTCCATCCGAGCAGCGGAAGCAATTTTTATGAGTGGCGCAAAAAAGAAAAAACGCCGAGACAAAACCATCATCGATCGCGTAAGTGCCACATTGATTTTGCAGTCTTTCATGGAACGAAACGGCTAA
- the def gene encoding peptide deformylase: MILDIRAYGDPVLRKKCEDITQDYPHLNELIENMFETMYTANGIGIAAPQVGLPIRLFVIDITPFAEDEEYEDIAEELKTFKKVFINAHKIEETGEPWKFNEGCLSIPNVREDVARPESITLRYMDENFVEHTETFSDIFARVIQHEYDHIDGVLFTDYLSNFKKKLVSKKLDKISKGNVNVKYKMRFPK; the protein is encoded by the coding sequence ATGATATTAGATATTCGCGCATATGGCGACCCTGTTTTAAGAAAAAAATGCGAAGACATCACTCAAGATTATCCGCACCTCAACGAGTTGATTGAAAACATGTTTGAAACCATGTACACCGCCAATGGCATCGGGATTGCAGCACCGCAAGTGGGGCTTCCGATTCGCCTTTTTGTGATAGACATTACTCCTTTTGCAGAAGATGAGGAGTACGAGGACATAGCCGAGGAGCTTAAAACTTTTAAAAAAGTATTTATCAACGCTCACAAAATCGAGGAAACGGGCGAGCCTTGGAAGTTTAACGAAGGTTGTTTAAGTATCCCAAATGTGCGCGAAGATGTAGCTCGCCCAGAGAGCATTACACTACGCTATATGGACGAAAACTTTGTGGAGCATACCGAAACTTTTTCGGATATCTTTGCGCGTGTCATTCAGCATGAATACGACCACATAGATGGTGTTTTGTTTACCGACTATTTGAGCAATTTCAAGAAAAAATTGGTGAGCAAAAAACTGGATAAAATCAGCAAAGGGAATGTAAATGTAAAATATAAGATGCGTTTTCCGAAATAA
- a CDS encoding DUF5606 domain-containing protein, whose translation MKIEKVIAISGKPGLYNLISQTKSGFIAKNLDDGKKSSIPASYNVSLLSNVAIYTHTEEVPLREVFKKIYEKENGKECISHKSSENELRAYMQEVLPEYDESRVYHSDLKKLFQWYNILLKNDLLTPEENEATENAKSEEE comes from the coding sequence ATGAAGATAGAAAAAGTAATTGCAATCTCAGGAAAGCCAGGTTTATACAACCTAATTTCTCAAACCAAAAGTGGTTTTATTGCAAAAAACTTAGACGACGGAAAAAAATCAAGCATTCCAGCATCTTACAATGTAAGTTTGCTTAGCAATGTAGCAATTTACACCCATACAGAAGAAGTTCCTTTACGCGAAGTTTTCAAAAAAATCTACGAAAAAGAAAACGGAAAAGAGTGCATAAGCCACAAATCTAGCGAAAACGAATTGCGTGCGTATATGCAAGAGGTGCTTCCTGAATACGACGAAAGCCGTGTGTACCACTCAGATCTTAAAAAATTGTTCCAATGGTACAATATTTTGCTTAAAAACGATTTACTAACACCAGAAGAAAACGAAGCAACCGAGAACGCTAAAAGCGAAGAAGAATAA
- a CDS encoding thymidylate synthase produces the protein MNKYHKTLEKILRKGKTQRNKKGEIRYLLDEQLKLKPADLLEIFEGHGIARMKLKNELELFQKGERLTEKYREKGINWWDYCGPILVNSYPTYFERLPRLIEQINREKRSSKNYVLFLGETGAESNQQPCLSLVQFQIDKGKLVVSAYQRSSDANLGLPADIYHLYLISRQIDLPLKSITLNIGNVHIYENNLEKTKSLLQGKKVKFELNV, from the coding sequence ATGAATAAATACCACAAAACACTAGAAAAAATCCTCAGAAAAGGAAAAACACAACGAAATAAAAAAGGCGAAATTCGTTATTTGTTAGATGAACAATTGAAACTCAAACCTGCCGATTTGCTTGAAATTTTTGAGGGGCATGGTATCGCACGAATGAAGCTCAAAAATGAATTAGAACTTTTCCAAAAAGGCGAAAGGCTAACGGAAAAATACCGAGAAAAAGGCATTAACTGGTGGGACTATTGCGGCCCGATATTGGTAAATTCGTATCCCACCTATTTTGAGCGTTTGCCACGCTTAATTGAGCAAATTAATAGAGAAAAGCGGAGCAGCAAAAATTATGTTTTATTTTTAGGAGAAACAGGCGCAGAGAGCAATCAGCAACCTTGCCTTTCTTTGGTGCAATTCCAGATAGATAAAGGCAAGTTAGTGGTCTCGGCTTACCAGCGTTCCAGCGATGCGAATTTAGGCCTGCCAGCCGACATTTACCACTTGTATTTGATTAGCCGGCAAATTGATTTACCGTTGAAGTCAATCACGCTCAATATTGGAAATGTCCACATTTACGAGAATAATTTGGAGAAAACCAAGAGCCTACTGCAAGGCAAAAAAGTGAAATTTGAACTAAATGTGTAA
- a CDS encoding DNA adenine methylase, with amino-acid sequence MPFQGQKRNFVKHFKEALKGFPSNATYVDLFGGSGLLSHTVKCVHPEAKVVYNDFDNFQKRLKAIPETNKILEELRALNLKTPRGKIIRGEEKEKVLEVLKRADKRGFVDWITLSGSLKFSMNYGTELKHFTHDSLYNTIRKNNFDEANDYLAGIEVVSEDYRHLFQKYKDLDNVVFLADPPYLSTDTATYASDKYWKLTDYLEVLETLQGSNFFYFTSNKSQVVELCQWLETRTSENLNPFKYATCTAMTNRPSHNTAYQDIMYHYKKTNDE; translated from the coding sequence TTGCCATTTCAAGGGCAAAAGAGAAATTTTGTAAAACATTTTAAAGAGGCTTTAAAAGGCTTTCCGAGTAATGCTACTTATGTGGATTTGTTTGGCGGTTCGGGGTTACTCAGCCACACCGTGAAGTGTGTACACCCAGAGGCTAAGGTAGTTTATAACGACTTTGATAACTTTCAAAAGCGGTTAAAAGCCATTCCAGAAACGAATAAGATTTTAGAGGAATTGAGAGCTTTAAACCTTAAAACACCAAGAGGTAAGATAATTCGAGGCGAAGAAAAAGAGAAAGTACTAGAAGTGCTGAAAAGAGCCGATAAGCGCGGTTTTGTCGATTGGATTACGCTTTCTGGAAGTTTAAAATTTTCAATGAATTATGGTACCGAATTAAAGCATTTTACACACGATAGCCTTTATAACACTATCCGAAAAAACAATTTTGACGAAGCCAACGACTACCTCGCAGGCATTGAAGTAGTAAGCGAAGATTACCGCCATTTGTTCCAGAAGTACAAAGATTTAGACAATGTGGTATTCTTGGCTGATCCGCCTTATTTGAGTACTGACACTGCCACATACGCCAGCGATAAATATTGGAAACTCACAGATTATCTGGAAGTATTGGAAACGCTGCAAGGTTCTAACTTCTTTTACTTTACCAGTAATAAAAGTCAAGTGGTGGAGCTTTGCCAGTGGCTTGAAACGCGTACAAGTGAGAATTTGAACCCCTTTAAATATGCGACTTGTACGGCAATGACTAATCGCCCAAGTCATAACACAGCCTACCAAGATATAATGTATCACTATAAAAAAACAAACGATGAATAA
- a CDS encoding YcbK family protein yields MKLSKDFDLLEFACHDGSATPEFALKNLRELAQNLQVLRNYLGKPIMVNSGYRSPAHNRKIGGKVNSQHLQGKAADIRVEGVKPAELAQAIERLIYNGKMKQGGLGIYPTFVHYDIRGTKARWKG; encoded by the coding sequence ATGAAATTAAGCAAAGATTTTGATTTATTGGAGTTTGCCTGCCACGACGGAAGTGCAACGCCCGAGTTTGCACTCAAGAACTTGCGTGAGCTGGCGCAAAATTTACAAGTCCTGCGGAATTATTTGGGCAAGCCTATAATGGTAAATTCTGGCTACCGAAGCCCAGCGCATAACCGCAAGATTGGCGGCAAAGTGAACAGCCAACACCTGCAAGGAAAGGCTGCAGATATACGCGTGGAGGGCGTGAAGCCCGCAGAGCTTGCCCAAGCGATAGAAAGACTGATTTATAACGGCAAAATGAAACAGGGTGGTTTAGGCATTTATCCCACTTTTGTGCATTATGATATTCGTGGAACCAAGGCAAGATGGAAAGGATGA
- a CDS encoding nucleotidyltransferase codes for MARTIEEIQAEIYQEKENHEELNELNSTSKTALWRLWIYIVAVAIWSLEKIFDRHRAEIDERIRVQKNFRLPWYKEMALKFQYGYGLALVDETDYYDNSKLTEEEIEASKIVKYAAVIEQENALIVKIATEKKGELQRISNEEENAFVHYMNRIKAAGVEVRVINSEPDMLAVDLLVYYDPLLMKKDGSYIDGSAAEPVKEAIKEYMKILPFNGELVLEHLTDHLQKLKGVAIPHLQQVRSKWLDGDYTAIAVRKVPESGYFKVDETELNITYEPNI; via the coding sequence ATGGCACGAACAATAGAAGAAATACAAGCAGAGATTTACCAAGAAAAAGAAAACCACGAGGAACTAAACGAGCTCAATAGCACGAGCAAAACCGCCCTTTGGCGCTTGTGGATTTACATTGTGGCGGTTGCGATTTGGAGTTTGGAAAAAATCTTTGACCGCCACAGGGCAGAGATAGACGAGCGTATTCGTGTGCAGAAGAATTTCCGCCTGCCTTGGTACAAAGAAATGGCGTTGAAATTCCAGTACGGCTATGGTTTGGCACTGGTAGATGAAACCGACTATTACGACAATTCAAAGCTAACCGAGGAAGAAATAGAAGCATCCAAAATCGTAAAATACGCCGCCGTGATTGAGCAAGAAAACGCTTTAATCGTGAAAATTGCTACCGAAAAAAAAGGAGAATTACAGCGAATTTCTAACGAAGAAGAAAACGCCTTTGTGCATTATATGAACCGCATAAAAGCCGCGGGCGTAGAAGTGCGTGTGATAAACTCCGAGCCTGATATGCTTGCCGTGGATTTGTTGGTGTATTACGATCCTTTGCTAATGAAAAAAGACGGCAGCTACATTGATGGTTCTGCCGCCGAACCCGTCAAAGAGGCGATTAAGGAATACATGAAAATCTTGCCATTTAATGGCGAGCTGGTGCTAGAGCATTTAACCGACCACCTGCAAAAATTAAAAGGCGTGGCCATTCCGCATTTGCAACAGGTGCGCAGCAAATGGCTAGATGGCGATTACACCGCCATTGCCGTGCGTAAGGTGCCAGAGAGCGGTTATTTTAAAGTGGACGAAACCGAATTAAATATTACTTATGAACCGAATATTTAA
- a CDS encoding cell wall anchor protein, protein MMLELLQPYISEIITAIISAFVAWFFSRKKQQMEVQANELDNVDKAVRIYREMIENLGEQLKTAIVELDAAKKTIKELEQKVEALTNELTKYKQLNGKSVARTGN, encoded by the coding sequence ATGATGCTAGAATTATTACAACCATACATAAGTGAGATTATTACGGCTATTATCAGTGCTTTTGTCGCTTGGTTTTTTTCGCGCAAAAAGCAACAAATGGAGGTGCAAGCAAATGAGCTTGACAATGTAGATAAAGCCGTACGCATTTATCGTGAAATGATAGAGAATTTAGGCGAACAACTTAAAACGGCCATTGTGGAACTTGATGCGGCTAAAAAAACGATAAAAGAATTAGAGCAAAAAGTAGAAGCGCTCACCAACGAACTCACCAAATACAAACAACTCAACGGAAAGTCCGTAGCACGGACAGGCAATTAA
- a CDS encoding DUF6046 domain-containing protein, with protein MIDLNIQADSRGLKSAGVNALFRFSMENAQPLEIKKGDDYNFAELKELENRPWITTLKIRGTAGEFEFSEIIISLTQERNIVTTPLQGRDGTIKEYISDGDYSITLDVAILPLSAVAQDDESTFAIAENHYPDEEIKRLHRLLLEKQALEVQSDFLTLFDIKSAVVKSYSLQQETHSNRQSLQIQMLSDRAYEIKQIQQDNVKVK; from the coding sequence ATGATAGATTTAAATATTCAAGCTGATAGCAGAGGACTTAAAAGCGCGGGCGTGAATGCTTTATTTCGTTTTTCGATGGAGAACGCTCAGCCTTTGGAAATCAAAAAAGGTGATGATTACAACTTTGCCGAGCTAAAAGAGCTGGAAAACCGCCCTTGGATTACCACATTGAAAATACGAGGCACAGCGGGCGAGTTTGAGTTTTCAGAAATTATCATCAGCCTAACGCAAGAGCGTAACATTGTAACCACGCCTTTGCAAGGGCGCGACGGCACCATTAAAGAGTATATTTCCGATGGGGACTATTCTATTACTCTTGATGTGGCTATTTTACCGCTTAGCGCGGTAGCACAGGATGATGAAAGTACTTTTGCCATTGCCGAAAATCATTACCCCGACGAAGAAATTAAGCGCCTACACCGCCTGCTCTTAGAGAAGCAAGCCCTCGAGGTACAGAGCGATTTTCTAACGCTTTTTGATATTAAATCCGCCGTGGTAAAAAGCTACTCCTTGCAGCAGGAAACACATAGCAACCGCCAAAGTTTGCAAATTCAAATGCTCTCCGACAGGGCTTATGAGATTAAACAAATACAGCAGGACAATGTTAAAGTTAAGTAG